From the genome of Nostoc punctiforme PCC 73102, one region includes:
- a CDS encoding type II toxin-antitoxin system ParD family antitoxin — MNVSLTIELEKWVQSKVESGMYTSASEVIREGLRLLKDQDALKAIRLAELGREIQQGIDSGESTPLNMDEIIELAKQQRQTRESP, encoded by the coding sequence ATGAACGTTTCTCTGACCATAGAACTGGAAAAGTGGGTGCAATCCAAAGTTGAAAGCGGTATGTACACTTCGGCTAGTGAAGTGATCCGTGAAGGTCTGCGCCTGCTCAAAGACCAGGATGCCCTCAAAGCAATACGCCTTGCCGAGTTAGGTAGGGAGATACAGCAGGGGATTGATAGCGGAGAATCTACACCGCTAAACATGGATGAAATTATCGAATTGGCGAAACAACAACGGCAGACGAGAGAATCCCCATAA
- a CDS encoding sigma-70 factor domain-containing protein, translating to MSSQSSDPLGIYLRKIGRFERLLPEQEIFYARQVKLCWHKMSKIIFSCNG from the coding sequence ATGTCTAGCCAAAGCTCTGATCCACTTGGAATTTACCTACGAAAAATTGGTCGCTTCGAGAGGCTATTGCCGGAACAAGAAATTTTCTATGCACGACAAGTAAAGCTATGCTGGCACAAGATGAGCAAAATAATCTTCTCATGCAACGGCTAA
- a CDS encoding ParM/StbA family protein — translation MSNIHTLQKIFPAGFDNGYGSLKLLVDGFEVVRVPSYITNAEMEDVPGRVVFNGTAYTVGESAYRTGNYFDRNTDNNENKVNNALLTLLGALAHLPHRKAWHLKLVVSLHDVGLAEELQKVLNGEYQPILAGKQSDVKVEVLKVVLEGMGALFGHPLPKKLTILDFGNGTTLYSRYNRGQREVHTAYPIGVEVLIDDISQKMKHLNGGKIGDPSKIRFCLEMGHTRYSRDIDIKDIYSASLKDWYEKYLKKVVNLTLDAKHQGDEIWAIGGGCLLPGFKKLLEKNGFKILDNPVEANVSGLLEMAKTINSKNPTTTSFK, via the coding sequence ATGTCAAACATTCACACGTTGCAAAAAATTTTTCCTGCGGGTTTCGATAACGGTTACGGAAGCCTCAAACTTTTAGTCGATGGCTTTGAAGTAGTTCGTGTCCCCAGCTATATAACTAATGCCGAGATGGAAGATGTTCCAGGGCGCGTAGTTTTTAACGGTACTGCTTACACAGTTGGAGAGTCAGCTTACCGGACAGGGAATTATTTTGACCGCAACACAGACAATAATGAAAATAAAGTCAACAACGCATTATTGACTTTATTGGGTGCATTGGCACATCTACCACACCGTAAAGCTTGGCACTTAAAATTAGTCGTCAGCTTACATGATGTCGGTCTGGCTGAAGAATTACAAAAAGTACTCAATGGAGAATATCAGCCAATACTTGCTGGCAAACAATCAGACGTAAAAGTAGAAGTGCTGAAAGTTGTACTAGAGGGTATGGGTGCATTGTTTGGGCATCCACTACCAAAAAAATTAACCATTTTAGACTTTGGCAATGGAACAACCCTGTATTCTCGTTATAACCGGGGTCAGCGAGAAGTTCATACTGCTTACCCCATTGGTGTAGAAGTTCTCATCGATGATATTTCCCAAAAAATGAAACATTTGAATGGCGGAAAAATCGGAGATCCATCCAAAATCCGATTTTGTTTGGAAATGGGGCATACCCGATACAGCCGTGACATCGATATCAAAGATATATACAGTGCTTCTTTGAAAGATTGGTATGAAAAATACTTGAAGAAAGTGGTGAATCTGACATTGGATGCCAAGCACCAGGGGGATGAAATCTGGGCGATTGGTGGAGGCTGCCTCTTACCAGGATTTAAGAAGCTATTGGAGAAAAACGGCTTCAAAATCCTGGACAATCCGGTAGAAGCCAATGTCTCTGGGCTTTTAGAGATGGCAAAAACCATTAACAGTAAGAACCCAACTACTACATCTTTTAAGTAA
- a CDS encoding ParM/StbA family protein — protein sequence MLSLDPGTSMTKMVYRVLSEISYKSELLCMEPELIKISKDSLDLYESGQMNRPNPENEAWIEYNEEYYAVGFLAQKYFEARINFLELKYENAIPKTLAAVGAIAIRDSLKANFDLSLGLLLPYGEWEDRERLERGLTKALSSFSFRGKQFCINLINFQCLPEGGGLILTRSKKLGTDFNKMNIAVVMLGFRDISAVIFERGISTGKTEGLGLAWMLERIKSRTSGQNLHELLKAVHLSGPTLKPRYCKPLARSKKSDFQVEEIAQIIEVADLSRKEYWEKVSTWLKINIPAHIEQVIIGGGTSEYLGSELKNLFTHTDISWAAELSEDVRLAFNLPIKKDALCLRFTDVYGLFRYQHAIFHNS from the coding sequence ATGTTGAGTCTTGATCCGGGAACTTCAATGACGAAGATGGTTTATCGTGTTCTCTCGGAGATTTCGTACAAGTCAGAATTGCTGTGTATGGAACCAGAGTTAATTAAGATTTCCAAAGATTCGTTGGATTTATATGAGTCTGGGCAAATGAATCGGCCCAATCCAGAGAATGAAGCGTGGATAGAGTACAACGAAGAATATTATGCGGTTGGGTTTTTGGCACAAAAGTATTTTGAAGCGCGAATCAATTTTTTAGAACTCAAGTATGAGAACGCGATTCCAAAAACTTTGGCAGCAGTGGGGGCAATAGCGATTAGAGATTCTTTGAAGGCAAACTTTGATTTATCCTTGGGACTGCTATTGCCTTATGGGGAGTGGGAAGATAGAGAGAGATTGGAGAGGGGTTTAACTAAGGCACTGTCTAGCTTTAGCTTTCGAGGGAAACAATTTTGTATAAATCTGATTAACTTTCAGTGCTTGCCCGAAGGTGGGGGACTGATATTGACGCGAAGTAAAAAACTTGGCACAGATTTCAATAAAATGAACATTGCTGTGGTGATGCTGGGTTTTCGGGATATATCAGCCGTAATCTTTGAGCGTGGTATCTCAACTGGAAAGACGGAAGGATTGGGCTTGGCGTGGATGCTGGAGAGAATCAAAAGCCGAACATCAGGGCAAAACTTACACGAACTGTTAAAGGCTGTTCATCTATCAGGCCCGACATTGAAACCGAGATACTGCAAACCTTTGGCTCGGAGCAAAAAGTCTGATTTTCAGGTTGAGGAAATAGCACAAATTATTGAAGTGGCTGACTTATCTCGTAAAGAATACTGGGAAAAGGTATCCACTTGGCTCAAAATTAATATTCCTGCCCATATTGAGCAAGTCATTATTGGTGGTGGAACGTCGGAATATTTAGGTTCGGAGTTGAAAAATTTGTTTACTCATACCGACATTTCATGGGCAGCAGAATTATCAGAGGATGTGCGTTTAGCTTTTAACCTGCCGATTAAAAAAGATGCCTTGTGCTTGCGTTTCACTGATGTATATGGATTGTTTCGTTACCAACACGCTATATTTCATAATTCGTAA
- a CDS encoding type II toxin-antitoxin system RelE/ParE family toxin — MATILIKPLAQADLLDIWNFIASDSFDKADQLLKKIDSQLKMLASNPGMGRKRDSLTPNLRSFPVGNYLIFYRTINQGIEVIRVIHGARDIQSLFEKDDE, encoded by the coding sequence ATGGCGACAATTCTTATAAAACCGTTAGCACAAGCTGATTTATTGGATATTTGGAATTTTATTGCCAGTGACAGCTTTGATAAAGCAGATCAGCTTCTAAAAAAAATAGACAGTCAGCTTAAAATGTTGGCATCAAACCCCGGTATGGGAAGAAAACGCGATTCCTTAACACCAAATCTGCGGAGTTTTCCAGTAGGGAATTATCTAATTTTCTACCGGACTATAAACCAAGGTATTGAAGTCATTCGTGTTATACATGGGGCAAGAGACATTCAAAGCCTTTTTGAAAAAGATGATGAGTAA
- a CDS encoding sigma factor codes for MQILEQGQLAKQKKITANLRLVVAIAKKYHWSKPEFLDLIQEGAIGLLSCGREV; via the coding sequence ATCCAAATCCTTGAACAAGGTCAACTAGCTAAACAAAAAAAGATTACTGCCAATCTCCGGTTAGTGGTTGCTATAGCTAAAAAGTATCATTGGAGTAAGCCGGAATTTCTGGATCTGATTCAAGAGGGAGCTATTGGTTTACTTTCATGCGGTAGAGAAGTTTGA
- a CDS encoding restriction endonuclease: MILILIIGLLFALGGIIFLAWLFVLFPPSTPKSKYRSQSFKQSPLLPKSTKSSDISSQNFVRQSPAPTQKTFLAKNFNKPVRQSSVATQKAFLSKNFKKQLLPSPARTPRVRLLKKLKKHLNNIEYASQVLLELRSRTQLAKLPVVIATLRRISPYVFEELVLTCCKKQGWQIQRNFRYTGDGGIDGRVLILGKLYVIQVKRYADYISPKHIKDFVCCIEGEGANGGFFVHTGITGQLSKQLIRRSDKIILVSGQKLVNFVLGKQFKIVGITIPIKTVNSYQETTNL, translated from the coding sequence ATGATACTAATCCTAATCATTGGTTTGTTGTTTGCACTGGGTGGAATAATTTTTCTAGCTTGGCTGTTTGTATTATTTCCACCTTCAACGCCAAAGTCAAAGTATCGTTCCCAAAGTTTTAAGCAATCGCCATTACTACCTAAGAGTACAAAATCGTCTGACATTTCATCTCAAAATTTTGTACGACAAAGCCCAGCACCAACGCAAAAGACTTTCTTAGCTAAAAACTTTAACAAGCCTGTACGACAAAGCTCAGTAGCAACCCAAAAGGCTTTCTTATCTAAAAATTTTAAGAAGCAATTACTACCAAGCCCAGCGCGAACACCAAGGGTTAGATTACTTAAAAAGCTTAAAAAACACTTGAATAATATTGAGTACGCTAGTCAAGTATTACTTGAGCTTCGTAGCAGAACTCAATTAGCCAAATTGCCAGTAGTAATCGCCACACTGCGTAGGATATCACCCTACGTTTTTGAGGAATTGGTACTCACTTGCTGCAAAAAACAGGGGTGGCAAATTCAACGCAACTTTCGGTACACCGGTGACGGCGGGATAGATGGTCGCGTGTTGATTTTGGGAAAGCTTTATGTAATCCAGGTTAAGCGTTATGCTGATTACATTAGCCCAAAACACATCAAAGATTTCGTATGCTGTATTGAAGGAGAAGGAGCTAATGGTGGATTCTTCGTGCATACTGGCATAACTGGACAGTTATCAAAACAATTGATTCGTCGCTCCGACAAAATAATCTTAGTGAGCGGTCAGAAACTAGTAAATTTTGTCTTAGGTAAGCAGTTTAAAATAGTGGGAATAACAATACCAATTAAAACAGTGAACAGTTATCAGGAAACAACTAACCTATGA
- the mobF gene encoding MobF family relaxase, with the protein MLTAANVSSEMAVNYFVKNYYHQGKSLWSGQGALKLGLSGAIDDEEAFKNVISGRSPQGREQLNARALKPDERRAALDCTFSAPKSVSLMALVGGDTRLIDAHHQALKETLELIEQRYAYTRVTDNSGRHRVKTGNLVVAQFDHIESRDLDPHLHTHCLLMNMTQTPDGRWLSLGNNEIFANKKFLGMAYQSSLAREVQKLGYEIEKSKHGQFDIKGFKFEDLEAFSKRRQQIIASFSANSTWAEREKIWDNTRQRKQKLPESELLAFWKEEAAALGIRFVKAGEPRQEIPANEKSLAEVLDLAIAHCSERNVAFRQEDLEKFILEERLATDIAATAALIREHQELIALPGLTDQFTTMTAVRRELATIDLMQQGQYKFCSISQREVVESHLENTLLNTGQRQAVELAATTSDQFIAWQGVAGAGKTFALKELKAIAFNAGYTIKGFAPSSSAAKVLSEELEIQSETIARLLVTEPKEIEPNQIWVVDEAGLLSAKDAHALLQRATLLQARVILVGDTRQLSAVEAGNPFKSLQQAGIKTAHLNESLRQKNPQLKLAVNLIADGRIEAGFERLEANGSILQVDSFSKIEQIANDYIVGTPEQRLKTLVLAGTNTERLALTQAIRDKLKGEGTLGETATITQLQTKNLTKVQMRFAHNFEIGDVIMPTRDYKRRGLSKGKLYEVVGRTTDKLTLRSDDGQHLEVDTAFDKAVYQRHQIEIAVGDRLQWKKNDRQLGRRNGQEFTVTGIDLNIVHIKYADERTERISLAQTQNLDYALVSTTYSSQGKTADQVLISADFTIGQESFYVAASRARHELKIYTEDPTRLVELAQQSKAKDNALELLRKQIQKSTIEQHQAITINISAPFEKPVLKQETTVSTPNVQPIVKSVASSRTTSHDSSIKVPKVLPVLKEIPNYNTVESVFSKPVLKSAAPTEAFWTPHQSKDIPNFLEPKHWQEFEDSAIHPDIAAKNFESLQFNYAGGEHESWERLMVSEKLNRTNTGRLTEGLIRTYSHLDAGGWWCDAGVDPRTFADLTPGDKPTLKRWGCYKPNQPRPKKDENNQIIEGKFIKYEHPPKVELSIFLLNVPDDIAERIYSKHKANPSDSDRQSGFWYCVWKHNIPCAIAEGAKKAASLLSQGHAAIGLPGISAGYRTPKDEFGKKIGKSYLHEELAIFATPSREIKFCFDYETKPKTKLNIERDISVTGRLLQKLGARVKVVSLPGPSKGVDDFIVASGPLAYEKLSHEAMKLRDWQQHNQHSKVAAIEPPKLQLKESSLQQTSPNQPIGQTHDNQQQPNPDTVINREDRGIINLSRETEQEFRAVRNQELSTHRKNSELRGSPATEVERLLTAVSRDIECQEVLELRAISTRINPSSTDDWLRGQRATNFSRQVNPEDSAIIDGAASDVSFEQNGNAKRPTTEQLLNAITENIQQSIVDDALVETLPQLTEQLYGYQQHLRRARTRLDDFGAVIASIEQQISSKRTVDVISDFIEQSVVESTLITLLPQLVEQLSQVSQQLAHKTAIAQQSELSSSQKTVWAIAENIEYLAVSSALTEALPLLIKQLSPLRQQQKGVRSRFDDLEAVITQIEQRLSSQRAIDAITQNVEYSAVSSALTGTLPQLIKQFSPLRQQLKKGIATFDKIFTAIEPLSQRLDLQKTIDIIAEDIEQLAVESALSETLPQLIEQLSQHHQHISGRITKFDDLETAISQSEQHLSTKKTVLSVLENIEQSLVESALAETLPRLIEQLSKTCQQQKALKPAFDKISTRIEHEIQYLSSQRTVDAIAQNIEQSLVESIITETLPQLIEQLSKTCQQHKGRTTFEGLGVAITQIEQRLDSQKTVDPIIENIEYSAVESALIETLPQLIEQLSQYHQQLKGGKTRFHGLEAAITQIEQRLDSQRTILSIAQSIEQSLVESIITETLPQLIKQLSQFSQQLKVGKTTFNQFQQLLDNEFVGYLTQKTRTSEHLALNAISDYVAQETVASYETVSALSKLKELLGVSQSQTYTEFTTALQKILDLTEKWGHHQNHSQGNVQSLSIEVETELLKESVKSHIKQIIHGLDIERLAALVMEVGKYVKGEKVTGAKVSELFTSVTTDAKALTFEQKMNIVRQLIKDDKPSIMKRLGINSPSPNDNEEHLRFRR; encoded by the coding sequence ATGCTGACAGCTGCTAACGTTTCTTCAGAGATGGCGGTGAACTACTTCGTCAAAAACTACTACCACCAAGGGAAGTCGCTTTGGAGTGGTCAAGGTGCTTTAAAATTGGGTTTGTCAGGGGCAATCGATGATGAAGAAGCTTTTAAAAATGTGATCTCAGGGCGTTCACCCCAGGGTCGTGAGCAATTAAATGCCAGGGCCTTGAAGCCCGACGAACGCAGAGCCGCATTAGACTGTACATTTTCTGCGCCCAAAAGTGTAAGCTTGATGGCCTTGGTGGGCGGGGATACTCGTTTGATTGATGCTCACCATCAGGCGCTAAAAGAAACTCTGGAGCTAATAGAGCAGCGTTATGCCTATACCAGAGTGACAGATAATAGCGGCAGACATAGAGTTAAGACTGGTAACTTGGTCGTCGCGCAGTTCGATCACATCGAAAGTCGGGATTTAGACCCACATCTGCACACCCATTGTTTGCTGATGAACATGACCCAAACTCCAGATGGTAGGTGGTTAAGTTTGGGTAATAACGAGATATTCGCCAATAAGAAATTCTTGGGGATGGCATACCAAAGCTCTCTGGCGCGTGAGGTGCAGAAGCTTGGCTACGAGATAGAAAAGAGCAAACATGGGCAATTTGATATAAAGGGCTTTAAATTCGAGGATTTAGAGGCATTTTCTAAACGCCGACAGCAAATCATCGCCTCATTTAGTGCTAATTCGACTTGGGCAGAACGTGAGAAAATCTGGGATAATACTCGCCAGCGCAAGCAAAAACTACCAGAATCAGAGTTACTTGCATTCTGGAAAGAAGAAGCTGCGGCATTAGGGATTAGGTTTGTTAAGGCAGGTGAACCAAGGCAGGAGATACCAGCCAATGAGAAAAGTTTGGCAGAGGTTTTGGATTTAGCGATCGCACATTGCAGTGAGAGAAATGTCGCTTTTAGACAAGAGGATTTAGAAAAATTCATCCTAGAAGAACGTTTAGCTACGGATATAGCAGCAACAGCAGCCCTGATTAGAGAGCATCAGGAGTTAATCGCTTTACCAGGATTGACTGACCAATTTACGACGATGACAGCAGTGCGACGGGAACTGGCAACGATTGACTTAATGCAGCAGGGTCAATATAAATTTTGCTCCATTTCCCAAAGAGAAGTAGTCGAAAGCCACTTAGAGAACACCTTACTAAATACCGGACAGCGCCAAGCAGTAGAATTAGCTGCAACAACATCTGACCAGTTCATTGCATGGCAGGGGGTAGCTGGCGCTGGCAAGACTTTTGCCCTCAAAGAGTTGAAGGCGATCGCTTTTAATGCCGGATATACCATCAAAGGCTTTGCCCCCAGTTCCTCTGCTGCTAAGGTTTTGAGCGAAGAGTTAGAAATTCAGTCTGAAACTATTGCTAGATTACTTGTGACTGAACCAAAAGAAATTGAACCAAATCAAATCTGGGTTGTGGATGAAGCGGGTTTACTCAGTGCAAAAGATGCTCATGCACTTTTACAAAGAGCAACCTTACTTCAAGCTAGGGTAATTTTAGTTGGTGACACTCGGCAGTTGTCAGCAGTAGAAGCCGGTAATCCCTTCAAATCGTTGCAACAGGCAGGAATTAAAACCGCACACCTCAATGAATCGTTGCGTCAGAAAAACCCGCAGCTAAAATTAGCAGTAAATTTGATTGCTGATGGCAGGATTGAAGCAGGATTTGAACGACTAGAAGCCAACGGTTCCATACTTCAAGTAGATAGTTTTTCCAAAATAGAGCAGATCGCCAATGATTATATAGTAGGGACACCAGAGCAACGACTCAAAACTCTTGTGTTAGCTGGAACAAATACAGAAAGACTTGCCCTTACCCAAGCGATTCGAGACAAGCTCAAGGGTGAAGGGACTTTGGGAGAAACTGCAACCATCACCCAATTGCAAACCAAAAATCTGACAAAAGTACAGATGCGGTTTGCCCATAACTTTGAAATTGGTGATGTGATCATGCCCACACGGGATTACAAACGCCGGGGGCTTTCTAAAGGCAAATTATATGAAGTGGTAGGTCGAACTACTGACAAGTTGACACTAAGAAGTGATGATGGACAGCATTTAGAAGTAGATACAGCATTTGACAAGGCAGTTTACCAGAGGCACCAGATTGAAATTGCTGTGGGCGATCGCTTGCAATGGAAGAAAAACGATCGGCAATTGGGACGACGCAACGGGCAAGAATTTACTGTGACAGGAATCGACCTGAACATAGTCCACATTAAATATGCTGATGAGCGTACTGAACGCATTAGTTTGGCACAGACGCAAAACTTAGACTATGCCCTTGTGAGTACAACATATAGTAGTCAGGGGAAAACTGCGGATCAGGTGTTAATTTCGGCAGATTTCACTATTGGACAGGAAAGTTTTTATGTTGCTGCCAGCCGTGCAAGGCATGAATTAAAAATTTACACCGAAGATCCAACGCGATTGGTAGAGTTAGCGCAACAGTCGAAAGCCAAAGATAATGCTTTGGAATTGCTACGAAAACAAATTCAGAAATCGACGATTGAGCAGCACCAAGCAATAACTATAAATATAAGTGCCCCTTTTGAGAAGCCAGTACTAAAACAAGAGACGACAGTATCTACTCCAAATGTCCAGCCAATTGTGAAATCAGTCGCATCTAGCCGGACAACAAGCCATGATTCATCAATAAAAGTACCGAAAGTCTTGCCCGTCTTGAAAGAGATACCAAACTATAATACTGTTGAATCGGTTTTCTCCAAGCCAGTACTGAAATCTGCTGCCCCAACAGAAGCATTTTGGACACCACATCAAAGTAAAGACATTCCCAATTTTCTTGAACCAAAGCACTGGCAAGAGTTTGAAGATAGCGCTATCCATCCTGATATTGCGGCAAAAAATTTTGAAAGTCTTCAATTCAACTATGCAGGTGGTGAGCATGAGTCTTGGGAAAGACTCATGGTTAGTGAAAAACTTAATCGTACAAATACCGGGAGGTTAACGGAGGGATTAATCAGAACATATTCTCATCTTGATGCTGGAGGATGGTGGTGTGATGCTGGAGTTGATCCGCGAACATTTGCTGATTTAACCCCAGGTGATAAACCAACTCTTAAACGATGGGGATGCTACAAGCCAAATCAACCAAGACCCAAAAAAGATGAGAATAATCAAATAATTGAAGGGAAATTCATCAAATATGAGCATCCTCCCAAGGTTGAATTAAGCATTTTCCTGCTTAATGTCCCTGACGATATTGCCGAACGCATTTACTCCAAACACAAGGCGAATCCCAGTGATAGCGATCGCCAGTCAGGATTTTGGTATTGTGTATGGAAACATAATATCCCCTGTGCAATCGCAGAAGGAGCTAAAAAAGCAGCCAGTCTGTTGAGTCAGGGTCATGCTGCCATTGGGCTACCTGGGATTTCGGCGGGATACCGAACTCCCAAAGATGAGTTTGGCAAGAAAATTGGCAAGTCTTACCTGCATGAAGAGTTAGCAATTTTTGCCACACCTTCTCGAGAAATCAAATTCTGCTTTGACTATGAAACCAAGCCTAAAACGAAGCTCAATATTGAGAGGGATATTTCCGTAACTGGAAGATTGTTGCAGAAGCTTGGAGCTAGGGTCAAGGTCGTCAGCTTGCCAGGGCCTTCTAAAGGTGTTGACGATTTCATAGTCGCAAGTGGGCCACTGGCTTACGAAAAATTGAGCCATGAAGCAATGAAGTTAAGGGACTGGCAACAGCACAATCAACACTCAAAAGTTGCTGCAATAGAACCACCCAAACTTCAGCTTAAAGAAAGTTCTTTACAACAAACCTCACCAAATCAACCAATAGGACAAACCCATGACAACCAACAACAACCCAACCCAGATACAGTTATTAACCGAGAAGATAGAGGAATTATTAACCTCTCACGGGAAACTGAACAAGAATTTCGAGCAGTTAGAAATCAAGAACTCTCAACTCACCGAAAAAATTCAGAGCTTAGAGGTAGCCCAGCAACAGAGGTTGAGCGACTTCTTACAGCAGTTAGCCGAGACATTGAATGCCAAGAAGTCCTCGAACTTAGAGCCATTAGTACAAGAATTAACCCAAGCTCTACAGATGATTGGCTTCGAGGTCAACGAGCAACGAACTTCTCAAGACAAGTTAACCCAGAAGATTCAGCAATTATTGACGGCGCAGCAAGTGATGTCAGTTTTGAACAAAATGGAAACGCCAAACGACCAACTACCGAACAACTCTTAAACGCAATTACTGAGAATATTCAACAGTCAATAGTTGATGATGCCTTGGTTGAAACGTTACCACAATTAACAGAACAACTGTACGGGTATCAGCAGCACCTAAGAAGAGCTAGAACCAGATTAGATGACTTTGGAGCAGTGATTGCTTCAATTGAGCAACAAATTTCATCAAAAAGAACAGTGGATGTAATCTCTGACTTTATTGAACAGTCAGTAGTTGAGTCCACCCTAATAACTTTGTTGCCACAATTGGTAGAGCAACTCTCTCAAGTCAGTCAGCAATTAGCTCACAAAACAGCTATTGCTCAACAGTCAGAACTTTCAAGTTCACAAAAAACTGTTTGGGCAATTGCTGAAAATATTGAATACTTGGCTGTCTCCTCTGCCCTCACTGAAGCTTTACCACTGTTAATAAAACAACTCTCTCCCTTGAGACAGCAGCAAAAAGGAGTCAGAAGTAGATTTGACGATTTAGAAGCAGTCATTACTCAAATTGAGCAACGACTTTCATCACAAAGAGCTATAGACGCAATTACTCAAAATGTTGAATACTCGGCTGTCTCCTCTGCCCTCACTGGAACATTACCGCAACTAATAAAACAATTTTCTCCTTTGAGACAGCAGCTAAAAAAAGGTATTGCCACATTCGACAAAATATTTACAGCAATTGAGCCATTATCACAACGCCTTGATTTACAAAAAACTATCGATATAATTGCTGAGGATATTGAACAGTTGGCTGTAGAGTCTGCTTTAAGTGAAACGTTACCACAACTAATAGAGCAACTCTCTCAACATCACCAGCATATCTCAGGAAGGATAACTAAATTCGACGACCTAGAAACAGCAATTTCTCAATCTGAGCAGCACCTTTCAACAAAAAAAACTGTCTTATCAGTTCTTGAAAACATAGAACAGTCATTAGTTGAGTCTGCCCTAGCTGAAACTTTGCCACGGTTAATAGAACAACTTTCTAAAACTTGCCAACAGCAAAAAGCTCTTAAACCCGCATTTGATAAAATATCTACAAGAATTGAGCATGAAATACAATATCTTTCTTCACAAAGGACTGTAGACGCAATTGCTCAAAATATAGAACAGTCATTAGTTGAATCCATTATTACTGAAACGTTACCACAACTAATAGAACAACTTTCTAAAACTTGCCAGCAGCATAAGGGAAGAACCACCTTTGAGGGCTTAGGAGTAGCTATTACTCAAATTGAACAACGGCTTGATTCACAAAAAACTGTAGATCCAATTATTGAAAATATCGAATACTCGGCTGTTGAGTCTGCCCTCATTGAAACTTTACCACAATTAATAGAACAACTCTCTCAATATCACCAGCAGCTAAAAGGAGGAAAAACTAGATTCCACGGCTTAGAAGCAGCTATTACTCAAATTGAACAACGACTTGATTCACAAAGAACTATCTTATCAATTGCTCAAAGTATAGAACAGTCATTAGTTGAGTCCATCATTACTGAAACCTTACCACAACTAATAAAACAACTTTCTCAATTCAGCCAGCAGCTAAAAGTAGGAAAAACCACATTCAACCAGTTTCAGCAACTACTGGATAATGAATTCGTAGGGTATTTGACCCAAAAAACTCGAACTTCAGAACACTTAGCTCTTAATGCTATTTCTGACTACGTTGCTCAAGAAACTGTTGCAAGTTATGAGACTGTATCAGCGCTCTCAAAACTGAAAGAATTGCTAGGGGTGAGCCAATCTCAAACTTATACCGAATTTACTACTGCTTTACAAAAGATACTTGACTTGACTGAAAAATGGGGACATCATCAAAATCATTCTCAAGGAAACGTTCAATCCCTCTCAATAGAAGTAGAAACTGAGTTATTAAAAGAGTCAGTTAAATCACACATTAAACAAATAATTCACGGTTTAGATATTGAAAGATTGGCTGCTTTAGTTATGGAAGTAGGAAAATATGTCAAAGGTGAAAAGGTAACAGGAGCAAAGGTCAGCGAGTTATTTACGAGTGTTACAACTGATGCCAAAGCTTTGACTTTTGAGCAAAAAATGAACATTGTTAGGCAACTCATTAAAGATGACAAACCATCGATTATGAAAAGATTGGGAATCAACTCGCCATCGCCAAATGACAACGAGGAGCATCTACGGTTCCGGCGCTAA